The Thalassotalea sp. 273M-4 genome includes a region encoding these proteins:
- the glgC gene encoding glucose-1-phosphate adenylyltransferase, whose product MSQQSNRFISNLTKQTYALILAGGKGSRLHELTDWRAKPATYFGGKYRIIDFPLSNCINSGIRNVGVATQYKSHSLIRHINRAWGHFKKELGESVEILPASQRCGDQWYLGTADAVFQNIDIIKHELPKYVMILSGDHIYQMDYGLLLAKHVANNADMSVCCIEVPVEEAAGAFGVMTVDENHKVQRFDEKPEHPSEVPGKPGITLASMGNYVFNTEFLFEQLEKAHESLDSSSDFGHDIIPSIIKSHNVYAYPFIDPETGGQPYWRDVGTLDSFWEANMELVEPVPQLNMYDSNWPIWTFQEQSAPAKFVFDEENRRGLALNSIVANGVVISGSTVRESLIFSKVRVNSFCSISQSVVLPGAVINRGCQIHKAIIDRSAEIPPNLNIGINHDDDRANGFRVTKKGVVLVTRDMIFAYNKKHAQDN is encoded by the coding sequence ATGTCGCAACAGTCGAATCGCTTTATTAGTAACTTAACAAAGCAAACTTACGCCTTAATTCTTGCCGGTGGCAAAGGCTCTAGATTACACGAGTTAACGGATTGGCGAGCAAAACCTGCCACTTATTTTGGCGGCAAATACCGAATTATTGACTTTCCTCTTTCAAATTGCATTAACTCGGGTATTCGTAATGTTGGCGTCGCGACCCAGTATAAATCTCATTCTTTGATTCGACATATTAACCGTGCCTGGGGGCACTTTAAAAAAGAGCTTGGTGAGTCTGTTGAAATTCTTCCGGCATCACAACGTTGTGGCGACCAATGGTACTTAGGCACCGCGGATGCAGTTTTTCAAAATATAGACATTATTAAACATGAATTGCCCAAATACGTGATGATCTTATCGGGCGATCATATTTACCAAATGGACTATGGTTTATTGCTTGCAAAACATGTTGCGAACAATGCAGATATGTCAGTTTGTTGCATTGAAGTGCCTGTTGAAGAAGCTGCTGGCGCCTTTGGAGTAATGACCGTTGATGAAAACCACAAAGTGCAACGCTTTGATGAAAAACCCGAGCACCCTTCTGAAGTTCCGGGCAAACCTGGGATTACCCTAGCCTCGATGGGCAACTATGTTTTTAATACCGAGTTTTTATTTGAGCAACTGGAAAAAGCGCATGAGAGTCTCGACTCAAGCTCCGATTTTGGCCATGACATTATTCCCAGTATCATCAAGTCTCATAACGTCTATGCCTATCCATTTATCGACCCAGAAACCGGTGGTCAACCGTATTGGCGAGATGTCGGTACCTTAGACTCATTTTGGGAAGCCAATATGGAATTAGTCGAACCGGTACCACAGCTCAATATGTACGACAGTAACTGGCCTATTTGGACCTTTCAGGAGCAATCGGCGCCGGCAAAATTTGTTTTTGATGAGGAAAATCGCCGTGGTCTGGCGTTAAACTCGATTGTTGCTAACGGCGTGGTCATATCTGGCAGTACGGTTCGAGAGTCATTAATATTTTCTAAGGTGCGAGTAAATTCATTTTGCAGTATCTCTCAGTCGGTAGTTTTACCTGGTGCGGTGATCAATCGTGGTTGTCAAATACACAAAGCCATTATTGATCGAAGTGCGGAGATCCCACCCAACCTTAACATTGGTATTAATCATGATGACGACAGAGCCAATGGTTTTCGGGTGACGAAAAAAGGGGTGGTTTTGGTTACTCGGGATATGATATTTGCATATAATAAAAAACACGCCCAAGACAATTAA
- a CDS encoding isoamylase early set domain-containing protein — protein sequence MLTKKFFKTKDQAEVTFEFSREDVEKVALVGEFSDWQPMAMKYNKKTKAFRTKIRLEKNAAFEFRYLLNDSEWENDYQADAYQANDFGSENSVVMT from the coding sequence ATGCTAACGAAAAAATTCTTTAAAACCAAAGATCAAGCCGAGGTAACCTTTGAATTTAGCCGCGAAGATGTTGAAAAGGTGGCCTTAGTTGGTGAGTTCAGCGACTGGCAACCAATGGCGATGAAATACAACAAAAAAACGAAAGCGTTTCGAACCAAAATCAGATTGGAGAAAAATGCCGCGTTTGAGTTTCGTTACCTGCTAAATGACAGTGAATGGGAAAACGACTATCAGGCTGATGCGTACCAAGCCAATGACTTTGGCTCAGAAAACTCGGTCGTGATGACGTAA